A stretch of the Candidatus Cloacimonadota bacterium genome encodes the following:
- a CDS encoding T9SS type A sorting domain-containing protein has translation IWKETFTLIDNPYDLINPDDEFIWPYVQIGPSPVPDKRRVYVYANNSAFNTPSGNPCGNILIAYADFETADLDAESELEWTYQTIPLLDQWHNEDPWIRPFLAMAVSDDGKIAFVGWNTEDEIFVFLNENYGEDGFDYYSEDYKIYVDNPFPDDPHDYYFTFNNCTHFNAIFTEDNNNICFEGTMGLHGEDPNGGDDIYFPYYIYPKVFSFDLFLEEFCFFDLYPQGANPNDEILMLPWDLNEDGIPDSVDEDGNVIPVQGWPIYYYDNEMAYNVNYFYIAKNDEKNWLAAVWSDGLKSKYANAGEDEYFDWLEVPEIAISISNNNGETWSEPIFLNSLETPELAEMIPCYIYPGDLIEDLGNEHGKLHLFFLDDYNYSHGGGWFNGNGMLKYTALDIDFGYNVAVDENDISSAELVLQSYPNPFHSETTISFNVTQTSRFVTLEIFNIKGQRIRELEIINDKLEMNKVIWDGTDDNGKLLSSGIYLIKFKSDKNVISKKITLIR, from the coding sequence TATATGGAAAGAAACTTTTACTCTCATCGATAATCCGTATGACCTGATCAATCCGGATGATGAATTTATTTGGCCTTATGTTCAGATCGGTCCTTCTCCGGTTCCTGATAAAAGGAGGGTTTATGTTTATGCAAATAATTCTGCGTTTAATACTCCGTCAGGAAATCCATGCGGAAATATTTTAATCGCTTATGCTGATTTTGAAACAGCAGACTTGGATGCAGAATCTGAACTCGAATGGACATATCAAACAATTCCTTTATTAGATCAATGGCATAATGAAGATCCCTGGATCAGACCGTTTTTAGCGATGGCAGTTTCGGATGATGGTAAGATCGCTTTTGTGGGATGGAATACAGAAGATGAGATTTTTGTTTTTTTGAATGAGAATTATGGCGAAGATGGCTTCGATTATTATTCGGAAGATTATAAGATTTATGTTGATAATCCTTTTCCGGATGATCCTCATGATTATTATTTTACTTTTAATAATTGCACCCATTTTAATGCAATTTTCACTGAAGATAACAATAATATCTGTTTTGAGGGAACGATGGGATTACATGGTGAAGATCCTAATGGTGGAGATGATATTTATTTCCCGTATTATATTTATCCAAAAGTATTTTCATTCGATTTATTTTTAGAAGAATTCTGTTTCTTTGATCTTTACCCGCAAGGTGCAAATCCAAATGACGAAATTCTTATGCTTCCCTGGGATTTGAATGAAGATGGAATTCCGGATAGTGTGGATGAAGATGGTAATGTCATTCCGGTTCAAGGTTGGCCTATTTACTATTATGATAATGAAATGGCTTACAATGTAAATTATTTTTATATAGCAAAGAATGATGAAAAAAACTGGCTGGCAGCAGTCTGGTCAGATGGTTTGAAGTCAAAATACGCGAATGCGGGTGAAGATGAATACTTTGATTGGTTGGAAGTTCCTGAAATTGCTATCAGCATTTCCAACAATAATGGAGAAACCTGGTCTGAACCGATTTTCCTGAACTCTCTCGAAACTCCCGAACTTGCTGAAATGATCCCTTGTTATATCTATCCCGGAGATTTAATTGAGGATTTAGGAAACGAGCACGGTAAACTACATCTTTTCTTTTTGGACGATTATAATTATAGTCATGGCGGAGGATGGTTTAATGGTAATGGTATGCTCAAATATACAGCTCTCGATATAGATTTTGGTTATAATGTTGCAGTTGATGAAAATGATATAAGTAGTGCAGAACTTGTTCTGCAATCTTATCCGAATCCCTTCCATTCCGAAACAACGATCTCGTTCAATGTAACACAAACCTCCCGGTTTGTGACTCTCGAAATATTCAACATCAAAGGACAACGCATTCGAGAATTAGAAATTATAAATGATAAATTAGAAATGAATAAGGTTATTTGGGACGGAACTGATGACAATGGAAAACTACT